From Carassius auratus strain Wakin chromosome 22, ASM336829v1, whole genome shotgun sequence, a single genomic window includes:
- the LOC113040511 gene encoding protein LDOC1-like: MDAASSAAFTEFINHSITRMDQQQESISSTGRTVQALVAQVSELSQQMQQLRAPTAPAPPTVSPPPSEQRDVSEPRLPVPQTYTGEPDFCTAFLNKCSLHFTLQPHTFEREESRVAFVLTLLTGKAALWGTAVWENRDPCCSSFTALAAEMRRVFDREVAGKEAVRRLTALKQGNRSRGLYHRVLHPRGGVPVERGGAVGRLPAWAG, from the coding sequence ATGGATGCAGCGAGTTCAGCGGCTTTCACCGAGTTCATCAACCACAGCATAACTcgtatggatcagcagcaggagagcatctcttcCACCGGACGCACCGTCCAGGCGCTAGtagcacaggtgtccgagctctcCCAACAGATGCAACAACTTCGCGCTCCCACTGCGCCTGCCCCGCCGACCGTTTCCCCACCGCCTTCAGAACAACGGGACGTCTCGGAGCCCCGCCTCCCCGTGCCACAGACCTATACGGGTGAGCCTGACTTTTGTACAGCATTCCTCAACAAGTGTTCTCTCCACTTCACTTTACAGCCCCATACGTTCGAGAGGGAGGAGTCCAGAGTGGCATTTGTACTCACGCTTCTCACGGGGAAGGCGGCGCTGTGGGGAACGGCGGTTTGGGAGAACCGGGATCCTTGCTGCTCCTCGTTCACGGCACTCGCTGCCGAGATGAGAAGGGTGTTCGATCGTGAGGTGGCGGGCAAGGAGGCCGTCCGGAGACTCACCGCACTCAAGCAAGGCAACCGCAGTCGCGGATTATACCATCGAGTTCTGCACCCTCGTGGCGGAGTGCCGGTGGAACGAGGAGGTGCAGTGGGACGtcttcctgcatgggctggctga